In a single window of the Sediminicoccus sp. KRV36 genome:
- a CDS encoding stimulus-sensing domain-containing protein, whose product MAEAPLLKTEDGQPEPDRRRRWVSPLLRRILLVNALPPALLAAALLYLDQYQNGLLGAEVEAMRTQARIYAGGIAEAAVRIQDDRAVLVPEVARPLLRRLVEPSPNTQARLFDTAGLVVADSRVREAVGGAVVTEPLPAPAPRGALSDSVSSLYERVLGLLPRQALNPVVLDTTPDAQSFDWQPDLGPERQAELRLALEGGVTPYIRRTPDGRLLVSVAEPARRGAQAVGIVLLTREAREVDARLFEIRASVLGLFVLALILTVAVSLYLARTLANPILQLAGAAAEMRQGKGRSGSVPERLLERQDEIGILARDLQAAARALWARIDANERFAADVAHELKNPLTSVRSAIETLRRVEDPAQQKRLLAIIANDAVRMDRLIGDIADSSRVDAELSRAVAEPVDIGPILAVLVELHNTTRQPRDPEMELEAPEKLVAMGVEDRLVQVLRNLLGNAVSFSPDHGPQPSHVWLRAREAGAEVELIVEDEGPGIPDAKLEGIFDRFYSERPRGERFGQHSGLGLSISKQIIEGLRGRISAENRRDAEGKVLGARFVVRLPKA is encoded by the coding sequence ATGGCCGAAGCCCCCCTGTTGAAGACCGAGGACGGCCAGCCCGAGCCGGATCGCCGCCGGCGATGGGTTTCGCCGCTGCTGCGACGAATCCTGCTGGTGAACGCCCTGCCACCGGCGCTTTTGGCCGCCGCGTTGCTCTACCTCGACCAATATCAGAACGGCTTGCTGGGGGCCGAGGTGGAAGCCATGCGCACCCAGGCGCGCATCTACGCTGGCGGCATCGCCGAGGCGGCGGTGCGCATCCAGGATGACCGAGCGGTGCTGGTGCCCGAGGTGGCGCGCCCGCTGCTGCGCCGCTTGGTGGAACCCTCGCCCAACACCCAGGCCCGCCTGTTCGATACGGCGGGCCTCGTCGTCGCCGATAGCCGCGTGCGGGAGGCGGTGGGCGGCGCCGTGGTGACCGAGCCCTTGCCCGCGCCGGCCCCGCGCGGCGCGCTCTCGGACAGTGTTTCGAGCCTCTATGAGCGCGTGCTGGGGCTGCTGCCGCGCCAGGCGCTGAATCCGGTGGTGCTGGACACCACGCCCGATGCGCAAAGCTTCGACTGGCAGCCTGATCTCGGGCCCGAACGCCAGGCGGAGCTGCGCCTGGCGCTGGAGGGCGGGGTCACCCCCTATATCCGCCGCACGCCGGATGGGCGGCTGCTGGTGAGTGTCGCGGAGCCCGCGCGGCGCGGCGCGCAGGCCGTGGGCATCGTGCTGCTGACTCGCGAGGCGCGGGAGGTGGATGCGCGGCTGTTTGAAATCCGCGCCAGTGTGCTGGGCCTTTTCGTGCTGGCCTTGATCCTGACGGTGGCGGTTTCGCTGTATCTCGCACGAACACTGGCCAACCCGATCCTGCAACTGGCCGGTGCGGCGGCCGAGATGCGCCAGGGCAAGGGCCGCAGCGGCAGCGTGCCCGAACGCCTGCTGGAGCGGCAGGACGAGATCGGCATCCTGGCGCGGGACCTTCAGGCGGCGGCCCGCGCGCTCTGGGCGCGGATTGACGCCAATGAACGCTTCGCCGCCGATGTGGCGCATGAGCTGAAGAACCCACTCACCAGCGTGCGCAGCGCCATCGAGACGCTCCGCCGCGTGGAAGACCCGGCGCAGCAGAAGCGCCTGCTGGCCATCATCGCCAATGACGCGGTGCGGATGGACCGGCTGATCGGCGATATCGCCGACAGCTCGCGCGTGGATGCGGAGCTTTCGCGCGCCGTGGCGGAGCCCGTGGATATCGGCCCGATCCTCGCCGTGCTGGTCGAGTTGCACAACACGACGCGGCAGCCGCGTGACCCCGAGATGGAGCTGGAGGCGCCGGAAAAGCTGGTCGCGATGGGGGTGGAGGACCGCCTGGTGCAGGTGCTGCGCAACCTGTTGGGGAATGCCGTCTCCTTCAGCCCGGATCACGGCCCCCAGCCGAGCCATGTGTGGCTGCGCGCGCGCGAGGCGGGGGCGGAGGTGGAACTCATCGTCGAGGATGAAGGCCCCGGCATCCCGGATGCGAAGCTGGAGGGGATTTTCGATCGCTTCTATTCCGAACGGCCGCGTGGCGAGCGCTTCGGGCAGCATTCGGGCCTGGGGCTTTCGATCTCCAAGCAGATCATCGAGGGACTGCGCGGGCGGATCAGCGCCGAGAACCGCCGTGATGCGGAGGGGAAGGTGCTGGGTGCGCGGTTCGTCGT